In Erigeron canadensis isolate Cc75 chromosome 1, C_canadensis_v1, whole genome shotgun sequence, a single window of DNA contains:
- the LOC122585314 gene encoding uncharacterized protein LOC122585314, which produces MTESTSVGFPAFIGHIIKPRFKINTTICGQLQQYYALTLINNDFNNCENGESNNGSISMETCRLTRNDGKVQSYCGLKLQNSQRQSSTNIGLNSISAQSATFIARNGTTQTYWALKLVDTMALQKNSMHHVIDEAGPSRIPSHLPNSGTQNIHDAVSNANEVLGKKKETSSVAKAFRMARNWTVQNNENNCRIRLIGQGRQASQYNRPTVSEVAVLVTNDFDENTEPRDIIVRARQGGLQRISELHQLYIALQYPLLFPYGETGYHEHILYHNNTGPTKTKWETVIMREFYSYRIHYRHNESTTILRGGRLYQQYLVDSYTTVEEERLRYTRTHQKELRADVYNNVCDAVTKGDTQAKAIGKRIVLPATFTGSPRYMMQNYQDAMALCWAFGNPDLFITFTANPQRLEVGKMVSLINGQPTHERSESVTRVFKMKLDILMEDIMKKKIFGACKAGIYTIEFQKRGLPHAHILIWLDVAAKCKTPEEIDDLISAEIPLQSEDPDGHEAVVEFMLHGPCGVDSPNASCTFNTTCLKHFPKPFYQSTTIDDDGYPVYRRRKNNVSVMKGKAVLLNGFVVPYNRFLLLKYRAHINVEWCNRSRAIKYLFKYHNKGPDRVTMVEAENVVRTGPSAEEKIVHIDEIKNYQDCRYLSPCEAVWRMFAFISTIPILQLLG; this is translated from the exons ATGACTGAAAGCACAAGTGTAGGATTTCCAGCTTTCATAGGTCATATAATCAAACCAcgttttaaaataaatacaacaaTTTGTGGCCAGTTACAGCAATACTATGCTCTCACATTGATTAATAATGATTTCAATAATTGTG AAAATGGAGAATCTAATAATGGATCTATTAGTATGGAAACATGTAGACTTACAAGGAATGATGGAAAGGTGCAATCATATTGTGGTCTGAAATTACAAAATTCTCAAAGACAATCTTCAACCAACATTGGGCTCAATTCTATCAGTGCACAATCTGCTACTTTTATTGCAAGAAATGGAACAACACAAACTTATTGGGCACTGAAGTTAGTAGACACTATGGCATTACAAA AAAACAGTATGCATCATGTGATAGACGAAGCAGGTCCCAGCCGCATTCCTTCGCATTTGCCTAATTCTG GTACACAGAACATACATGATGCTGTATCCAATGCAAATGAGGTTTtgggaaaaaagaaagaaaccaG TTCAGTAGCAAAAGCATTTCGCATGGCACGAAATTGGACTGTGCAAAATAATGAGAACAATTGTCGAATCCGGTTAATAGGTCAAGGAAGACAAGCGAGTCAATATAATAGACCTACCGTGTCTGAGGTTGCTGTATTGGTAAcaaatgattttgatgaaaatacAGAACCAAGGGATATCATAGTTAGAGCAAGACAAGGTGGATTGCAACGAATTTCAGAATTACATCAGCTGTATATAGCATTACAGTATCCTCTACTATTTCCTTATGGTGAAACAGGGTATCATGAGCATATACTCTATCATAACAATACTGGACCGACAAAAACAAAATGGGAAACTGTTATAATGAGGGAATTCTATTCTTACAGAATTCATTATAGGCATAATGAGTCAACAACAATACTAAGAGGTGGCAGGCTTTATCAACAATACCTGGTTGATTCCTATACTACAGTTGAAGAAGAACGTCTGAGATATACACGAACTCACCAAAAAGAGTTACGTGCAGATGTCTATAATAATGTATGTGATGCTGTGACAAAAGGAGACACTCAAGCTAAAGCAATTGGGAAGAGAATTGTCTTACCTGCTACCTTCACAGGAAGTCCAAGGTACATGATGCAGAATTACCAAGATGCTATGGCTCTTTGTTGGGCATTCGGGAATCCAGACCTCTTCATTACCTTTACAGCAAATCCACAAAGGCTTGAGGTTGGTAAAATGGTATCACTAATCAACGGGCAACCGACACATGAACGGTCTGAAAGTGTTACCCGCGTTTTCAAAATGAAATTGGATATCTTGATGGAAGatattatgaaaaagaaaatatttggtGCATGTAAAGCAG GCATTTATACAATTGAATTTCAAAAGCGAGGGCTCCCCCATGCACATATTCTGATCTGGCTTGATGTTGCTGCAAAATGTAAAACTCCAGAAGAAATAGATGATCTGATATCAGCAGAAATACCGTTGCAGAGTGAAGATCCAGATGGTCATGAAGCTGTTGTAGAGTTCATGTTACACGGTCCATGTGGTGTTGATTCACCAAATGCATCATGCACATTTAACACTACATGTCTAAAACACTTTCCAAAACCTTTTTACCAATCAACCACTATTGACGATGATGGATACCCTGTTTATCGCCGGAGAAAAAATAATGTATCTGTAATGAAAGGTAAAGCAGTGCTCCTCAATGGTTTTGTAGTTCCTTACAATCGCTTCCTGTTACTTAAGTACCGAGCACACATTAATGTGGAGTGGTGTAATCGATCTCGGGCAATCAAATATTTGTTCAAATACCATAACAAAGGGCCAGACAGAGTAACAATGGTCGAAGCAGAAAATGTTGTAAGGACTGGTCCATCTGCAGAAGAAAAAATAGTGCACATTGATGAAATCAAAAACTATCAGGACTGCCGGTATTTATCACCCTGCGAAGCGGTATGGCGAATGTTTGCGTTCATATCCACTATTCCTATCCTGCAGTTATTAGGTTGA